The following proteins come from a genomic window of Microbacterium sulfonylureivorans:
- a CDS encoding ATP-binding cassette domain-containing protein, translating to MAEASVPHIADSHEQIRVVGARENNLKNVDVDIPKRRLTVFTGVSGSGKSSLVFATIANESQRLINETYPTFVQQFMGQLNRPEVDALENVSPAIIVDQERMGANSRSTVGTATDAHAMLRILFSRIGQPHVGSPQAFSFNIPSVSGAGAVTFEKGGKTVKERRSFEVTGGMCPRCEGLGEASDIDLDELFDSSKSLAGGAITIPGYNVDGWMVRGFTESGFFDPDKPIKDFTAQEREDFLYKEPTKVKIQNINMTYEGLIPKLTKSVLQKDRDALQPHIRAFVDRAVKFTACPDCGGSRLNEGARSSKIKGVNIADAAAMQITDLAEWLGTIDDAEVAPLMASLRATIDSFVDIGLGYLSLDRSSGTLSGGEAQRTKMIRHLGSALTDISYVFDEPTAGLHPHDIQRMNALLKLLRDKGNTVLVVEHKPEVIEIADHIVDLGPGAGRAGGEIQYTGDVAGLRASGTITGRHLDDRARLKESTRAAKGVLEIRGAQQHNLKKVDVDIPLGILTVVTGVAGSGKSSLIHGNVPAFDDVVVVDQAPIKGSRRSSPATYTGILDAIRSAFAKANGVKPGLFSANSEGACPACKGLGVIITTLGFTQTVETLCELCDGSGFSDEVLEYRLDGKNIAEVLAMSAGEASEFFTKGPAHTTLMRMIDVGLGYITLGQALNTLSGGERQRLKLAISMAKKGAIYVLDEPTTGLHLADVDNMLGMLDRLVDAGNSVIVIEHHQAVMAHADWIIDLGPGAGHDGGLVVFEGRPEDLVASGESLTAHHLREYVAR from the coding sequence ATGGCCGAGGCATCCGTCCCCCACATCGCCGACTCGCACGAGCAGATCCGTGTCGTCGGAGCCCGAGAGAACAACCTCAAGAACGTCGACGTCGACATCCCCAAGCGGCGCCTCACGGTGTTCACCGGTGTGAGCGGGTCGGGCAAGTCGTCGCTCGTCTTCGCCACGATCGCGAACGAGTCGCAGCGGCTCATCAACGAGACCTACCCCACGTTCGTGCAGCAGTTCATGGGCCAGCTCAACCGCCCCGAGGTCGATGCCCTCGAGAACGTGAGCCCGGCGATCATCGTCGACCAGGAGCGGATGGGGGCCAACTCGCGCTCGACGGTCGGCACGGCCACCGACGCCCACGCGATGCTGCGCATCCTGTTCAGCCGCATCGGCCAGCCGCACGTCGGGTCGCCGCAGGCGTTCTCGTTCAACATCCCGTCCGTGTCGGGCGCCGGTGCGGTGACCTTCGAGAAGGGCGGCAAGACCGTCAAGGAGCGCCGCTCGTTCGAGGTCACCGGCGGCATGTGCCCCCGCTGCGAGGGCCTCGGCGAGGCGAGCGACATCGACCTCGACGAGCTGTTCGACAGCTCGAAGTCGCTGGCGGGCGGCGCCATCACGATCCCGGGCTACAACGTCGACGGCTGGATGGTGCGCGGGTTCACCGAGTCCGGGTTCTTCGACCCCGACAAGCCGATCAAGGACTTCACGGCGCAGGAGCGCGAGGACTTCCTCTACAAGGAGCCCACGAAGGTCAAGATCCAGAACATCAACATGACCTACGAGGGACTCATCCCCAAGCTCACGAAGTCCGTGCTGCAGAAGGACCGCGACGCCCTGCAGCCGCACATCCGGGCGTTCGTCGACCGGGCCGTCAAGTTCACCGCGTGCCCCGACTGCGGGGGCTCCCGTCTGAACGAGGGCGCGCGCTCGTCGAAGATCAAGGGCGTGAACATCGCGGATGCCGCGGCCATGCAGATCACCGACCTGGCGGAGTGGCTCGGCACGATCGACGACGCCGAGGTCGCCCCGCTGATGGCCAGCCTGCGCGCGACGATCGACTCCTTCGTCGACATCGGCCTCGGGTACCTCTCGCTCGACCGCTCGTCGGGCACCCTCTCGGGCGGTGAGGCGCAGCGCACCAAGATGATCCGCCACCTCGGATCGGCGCTCACCGACATCAGCTACGTGTTCGACGAGCCGACGGCGGGGCTCCACCCCCACGACATCCAGCGGATGAACGCGCTCCTCAAGCTCCTGCGCGACAAGGGCAACACCGTGCTCGTCGTCGAGCACAAGCCCGAGGTCATCGAGATCGCCGACCACATCGTCGACCTCGGGCCGGGCGCGGGCCGCGCCGGCGGCGAGATCCAGTACACGGGGGATGTCGCGGGCCTGCGTGCGTCGGGCACCATCACCGGCCGGCACCTCGACGACCGCGCGCGGCTGAAGGAGTCGACCCGCGCCGCGAAGGGCGTGCTCGAGATCCGAGGCGCGCAGCAGCACAACCTCAAGAAGGTCGATGTCGACATCCCGCTGGGCATCCTCACCGTGGTGACGGGCGTGGCGGGCTCGGGCAAGTCGTCGCTCATCCACGGCAACGTCCCCGCGTTCGACGACGTGGTCGTGGTCGACCAGGCGCCCATCAAGGGGTCGCGACGCAGCAGCCCGGCGACCTACACGGGCATCCTGGACGCGATCCGCTCGGCGTTCGCCAAGGCGAACGGCGTCAAGCCGGGTCTTTTCAGCGCGAACTCCGAGGGCGCGTGCCCGGCGTGCAAGGGCCTGGGCGTCATCATCACCACGCTCGGATTCACGCAGACCGTCGAGACGCTGTGCGAACTGTGCGACGGGTCCGGCTTCAGCGACGAGGTGCTCGAGTACCGCCTCGACGGCAAGAACATCGCCGAGGTCCTCGCGATGTCGGCGGGCGAGGCATCCGAGTTCTTCACCAAGGGGCCGGCGCACACCACCCTGATGCGCATGATCGACGTCGGGCTCGGCTACATCACCCTCGGACAGGCGCTCAACACCCTGTCGGGGGGTGAGCGGCAGCGTCTCAAGCTCGCGATCTCGATGGCGAAGAAGGGGGCGATCTACGTTCTCGACGAGCCCACCACTGGGCTGCACCTCGCCGACGTGGACAACATGCTCGGGATGCTCGACCGCCTGGTCGACGCCGGCAACAGCGTCATCGTGATCGAGCACCACCAGGCCGTGATGGCCCACGCCGACTGGATCATCGACCTCGGACCGGGAGCGGGCCACGACGGCGGCCTCGTGGTGTTCGAGGGCAGGCCGGAAGATCTCGTCGCCTCGGGTGAGAGCCTCACGGCGCACCACCTCCGCGAGTACGTCGCCCGCTGA
- a CDS encoding LLM class flavin-dependent oxidoreductase has product MDYGHVLEFGAFITPSAANPDAPVLLAQAAEASGLDLVTFQDHPYQPAFLDTWTLMSFVAARTDTIRIAPNVLNVPLRPPAVVARSAASLDLLSGGRFDLGLGAGGFWDAIEAMGGGRLTPGQAVTALEEAIDVIRELWNTSERRGAFTDGAYHRVHGAKRGPRPAHDIPILIGAYKPRMLALTGRKGDGWLPSLGYMKPGDLGRGNTAIDEAAASVGRDPREIRRLLNVGQLAADPREFAERLVRLAIEDGIGTFILAGDDPRLLQTFGADVAPAVRELVARERGERGTTTASARSSAALAARRHGIAYDDVPAGVRAIEPGDFEYADVRSTYMRGGSPGLVLQPDSPAQVAESIAFARRHPDASLSVRSGGHGISGRSTNDGGIVIDLRRLDAIEVLDVDRRLVRIGPGARWMEVAAALAEHGWALSSGDYGGVGVGGLATAGGIGFLAREHGLTIDHLRAAEIVLADGSIVRADAGTHADLFWAIRGAGGNVGVVTSFEFEVDEVGEVGWAQLAFQVDDLPGFLEGYGRIVEDAPRDLTVFLLAGGPRPGQPQVVQLYGVVDSDDPDTIIARLQPFAELAPLVQQSVQVAPYAQVMANADLGPQHGSGEPHSRSGLIEHVTPAFAEAAARMLASGAVPFFQLRAVGGAVADVPEDATAYAHRSANFSVVALGSNPASLDAQWRALAEHIAGMYLSFDSSERPERIGEAFPPATLARLRAIKARVDPTCVFRDNFAIEPAVDAA; this is encoded by the coding sequence ATGGACTACGGCCACGTGCTCGAATTCGGCGCGTTCATCACCCCATCCGCAGCGAACCCCGACGCCCCCGTCCTGCTCGCGCAGGCCGCCGAGGCATCCGGGCTCGATCTCGTCACCTTCCAGGATCACCCGTACCAGCCCGCGTTCCTCGACACATGGACCCTCATGTCGTTCGTCGCCGCGCGGACCGACACCATCCGCATCGCACCGAACGTGCTCAACGTGCCCCTGCGCCCGCCGGCCGTCGTCGCGCGGAGCGCGGCGAGCCTCGACCTGCTCTCGGGCGGCCGGTTCGACCTCGGCCTCGGCGCCGGCGGCTTCTGGGACGCCATCGAGGCCATGGGCGGTGGACGCCTGACCCCCGGTCAGGCGGTGACCGCGCTCGAGGAGGCGATCGACGTCATCCGCGAGCTGTGGAACACCAGCGAGCGCCGCGGCGCCTTCACCGACGGCGCGTACCACCGCGTCCATGGAGCGAAGCGCGGGCCGCGCCCTGCCCACGACATCCCGATCCTGATCGGCGCCTACAAGCCCCGCATGCTCGCCCTCACCGGACGCAAGGGCGACGGCTGGCTGCCCTCGCTCGGCTACATGAAGCCCGGCGACCTCGGCCGCGGCAACACCGCGATCGACGAGGCCGCCGCATCGGTCGGCCGTGATCCGCGCGAGATCCGCCGCCTGCTCAACGTCGGGCAGCTCGCCGCCGATCCGCGCGAGTTCGCCGAGCGCCTCGTCCGGCTCGCGATCGAGGACGGCATCGGCACGTTCATCCTCGCGGGCGACGACCCGCGCCTGCTGCAGACCTTCGGCGCGGACGTGGCTCCCGCCGTGCGCGAGCTCGTCGCGCGCGAGCGCGGCGAGCGCGGCACGACGACGGCATCCGCCCGCTCATCCGCGGCCCTCGCCGCCCGACGTCACGGCATCGCCTACGACGACGTGCCCGCGGGGGTGAGAGCGATCGAGCCCGGAGACTTCGAATACGCCGACGTGCGCTCGACGTACATGCGCGGCGGCTCGCCCGGTCTCGTCCTGCAGCCGGATTCGCCGGCGCAGGTCGCCGAGTCGATCGCCTTCGCGAGGCGCCATCCGGATGCCTCGCTCTCGGTCCGCAGCGGCGGCCATGGCATCAGCGGCCGCAGCACGAACGACGGCGGGATCGTGATCGACCTCCGCCGACTCGACGCGATCGAGGTGCTCGACGTGGATCGCCGGCTCGTGCGCATCGGGCCGGGCGCGCGATGGATGGAGGTCGCGGCGGCACTCGCCGAGCACGGCTGGGCACTGTCGTCGGGCGACTACGGCGGCGTGGGCGTGGGAGGCCTCGCGACGGCTGGCGGCATCGGGTTCCTCGCCCGCGAGCACGGCCTGACGATCGACCACCTCCGCGCCGCCGAGATCGTGCTGGCGGATGGCTCGATCGTGCGCGCCGACGCCGGCACCCATGCCGACCTGTTCTGGGCGATCCGCGGCGCCGGAGGCAACGTCGGCGTCGTGACGTCGTTCGAGTTCGAGGTCGACGAGGTCGGCGAGGTCGGCTGGGCGCAGCTCGCGTTCCAGGTCGACGACCTGCCCGGCTTCCTCGAGGGGTACGGGCGGATCGTGGAGGACGCGCCGCGCGACCTCACCGTCTTCCTCCTCGCCGGCGGCCCGCGCCCCGGACAGCCGCAGGTCGTGCAGCTTTACGGCGTGGTCGACTCCGACGATCCCGACACGATCATCGCCCGGCTGCAGCCCTTCGCCGAGCTCGCGCCGCTCGTGCAGCAGTCCGTCCAGGTCGCCCCGTACGCCCAGGTCATGGCGAACGCCGACCTGGGTCCGCAGCACGGCTCGGGCGAGCCGCACTCGAGGTCGGGACTCATCGAGCACGTGACGCCCGCATTCGCCGAGGCGGCGGCCCGGATGCTGGCATCCGGCGCCGTTCCCTTCTTCCAGCTGCGCGCGGTCGGCGGCGCGGTGGCCGACGTGCCCGAGGACGCGACGGCCTACGCCCACCGGTCGGCGAACTTCTCCGTCGTCGCGCTGGGATCGAACCCGGCGAGCCTCGACGCGCAGTGGCGGGCGCTCGCCGAGCACATCGCCGGCATGTACCTGAGCTTCGACTCGTCGGAGCGGCCCGAGCGCATCGGCGAGGCGTTCCCGCCCGCGACGCTCGCGCGGCTGCGCGCGATCAAGGCGCGGGTCGATCCGACGTGCGTCTTCCGCGACAACTTCGCGATCGAGCCGGCGGTCGACGCGGCCTGA
- a CDS encoding acyl-CoA dehydrogenase, which translates to MADAAVRSHKPATSKRTPAGGAPTAPHTAEEASDPRIDVAAVTDLLLGTWADTRREAREMIKDPAFWRIDGQPMAEHRERTLTQLHLLVEHGGSRRAFPAEYGGLGDNGANLAGFQELVLADPSLQIKSGVQWGLFGSAIFQLGTKEHHDRWLSGVIDMSLPGAFAMTETGHGSDVAAIGTTATYDAETEEFVIHTPFRGAWKDYLGNAALHGKAATVFAQLITGGVNYGVHCFFVPLRDEEGNFLPGIGGEDDGVKGGLNGIDNGRLHFDHVRIPRTNLLNRYGDVAADGTYSSDIPTPGRRFFTMLGALVQGRVSLDGAATTGTALSLYIALTYANQRRQFDSGAGTAEVVLLDYGKHQRRLLPLLAQNYAQFFAHDELLRAFDGVFSGRNDTSTERENLETLAAALKPLSTWNALDTIQEAREACGGSGFLAENRMVGLHQDLDVYVTFEGDNNVLLQLVGKRLLSDFAQQFKGKDAAALARYAAKQTAGKLFHGAGLRQLGQSVADLGSTARSVELGLREDQQHELLAGRVQQMVSDIAGALRPASKLSPADAAALFNGHQAELIEAARAHAELLQWEAFTDGVNKVDDDGTKQVLTWLRDLFGLHLIEKHLAWYLINGRLSAQRAASVSRYIDRLAARLRPHAQDLVDAYGFAPEHVRAPIASGAELERQNEARDYYAALAASGDAPVSEKSLKKK; encoded by the coding sequence ATGGCCGACGCCGCCGTCCGCTCACACAAGCCCGCCACCAGCAAGCGCACGCCTGCCGGCGGAGCTCCCACCGCCCCGCACACCGCGGAAGAGGCATCCGATCCCCGCATCGATGTCGCCGCCGTCACCGACCTGCTGCTCGGCACGTGGGCAGACACCCGCCGCGAGGCGCGCGAGATGATCAAGGACCCGGCGTTCTGGCGCATCGACGGTCAGCCGATGGCCGAGCACCGGGAGCGCACGCTCACGCAGCTCCACCTCCTCGTCGAGCACGGCGGCTCGCGTCGCGCATTCCCCGCCGAGTACGGCGGCCTCGGCGACAACGGCGCGAACCTCGCCGGCTTCCAGGAGCTCGTGCTGGCCGATCCCAGCCTGCAGATCAAGTCGGGCGTGCAGTGGGGCCTGTTCGGCTCGGCGATCTTCCAACTCGGCACCAAGGAGCACCACGACAGGTGGCTCTCCGGCGTGATCGACATGAGCCTTCCGGGCGCGTTCGCGATGACCGAGACGGGGCACGGATCGGATGTCGCGGCCATCGGCACCACGGCGACGTACGACGCCGAGACCGAGGAGTTCGTCATCCACACGCCGTTCCGCGGCGCATGGAAGGACTACCTCGGCAACGCGGCGCTCCACGGCAAGGCGGCGACCGTGTTCGCGCAGCTCATCACGGGCGGCGTGAACTACGGCGTGCACTGCTTCTTCGTGCCGCTGCGCGACGAGGAGGGGAACTTCCTCCCCGGCATCGGCGGCGAGGACGACGGGGTCAAGGGCGGGCTGAACGGCATCGACAACGGCCGCCTCCACTTCGACCACGTCCGCATCCCCCGCACGAACCTGCTCAACCGCTACGGCGACGTCGCCGCCGACGGCACGTACTCGAGCGACATCCCGACCCCTGGTCGCCGGTTCTTCACCATGCTCGGCGCGCTCGTGCAGGGACGTGTGTCGCTCGACGGCGCCGCGACCACGGGCACCGCGCTCTCGCTCTACATCGCGCTGACCTACGCGAACCAGCGTCGCCAGTTCGACTCCGGCGCCGGGACGGCCGAGGTCGTGCTGCTCGACTACGGCAAGCACCAGCGGCGCCTTCTGCCCCTGCTCGCGCAGAACTACGCCCAGTTCTTCGCGCACGACGAGCTGCTGCGCGCGTTCGACGGCGTGTTCTCGGGACGCAACGACACGTCCACCGAGCGCGAGAACCTCGAGACCCTCGCGGCCGCGCTCAAGCCCCTGTCGACCTGGAACGCCCTCGACACGATCCAGGAGGCGCGCGAGGCCTGCGGCGGCTCGGGCTTCCTGGCCGAGAACCGCATGGTCGGCCTCCACCAGGACCTCGACGTGTACGTCACCTTCGAGGGCGACAACAACGTCCTCCTGCAGCTGGTCGGCAAGCGGCTGCTGTCCGACTTCGCGCAGCAGTTCAAGGGGAAGGATGCCGCGGCCCTCGCCCGCTACGCCGCGAAGCAGACCGCCGGCAAGCTCTTCCACGGCGCGGGGCTGCGTCAGCTCGGCCAGTCGGTCGCCGACCTCGGCTCGACCGCCCGCTCGGTCGAGCTCGGGCTCCGCGAGGACCAGCAGCACGAGCTGCTCGCCGGGCGCGTGCAGCAGATGGTCTCCGATATCGCGGGAGCGCTGCGGCCGGCGTCGAAGCTCTCGCCCGCCGACGCGGCTGCGCTGTTCAACGGCCACCAGGCCGAACTCATCGAGGCGGCGCGCGCACACGCCGAGCTGCTGCAGTGGGAGGCGTTCACCGACGGCGTCAACAAGGTCGACGACGACGGCACGAAGCAGGTCCTGACCTGGCTGCGCGACCTCTTCGGCCTGCACCTCATCGAGAAGCACCTCGCCTGGTACCTCATCAACGGGCGTCTGTCGGCGCAGCGCGCGGCATCCGTCTCCCGGTACATCGACCGCCTCGCCGCCCGCCTGCGTCCGCACGCGCAGGACCTCGTCGACGCCTACGGCTTCGCGCCCGAGCACGTGCGCGCGCCGATCGCGTCGGGGGCGGAGCTCGAGCGTCAGAACGAGGCGCGCGACTACTACGCCGCGCTCGCCGCGTCGGGCGACGCTCCCGTGTCGGAGAAGTCGCTCAAGAAGAAGTGA
- a CDS encoding TetR/AcrR family transcriptional regulator, with protein sequence MEGAGRVRAERVEVQRSREQILAAAERHFARNEPDLSMSELARLAGVGNATLYRRFASVDDVVRALYDRHTVEQQRVIDDMVSQDTGWDGVVALVTGLALLTLSRPAVPRVIRRMAELDPDIRHGADWDASLREVTRRAQDEGMLRPDVEANDISLAAFGLGDYGYLPDVARQRIVARQIVVFLDGLRADGERTPLPGEAVATDEIQAYLREPRA encoded by the coding sequence GTGGAGGGTGCAGGACGGGTCCGCGCGGAGCGCGTCGAGGTTCAGCGCAGCCGCGAGCAGATCCTCGCCGCGGCCGAGCGTCACTTCGCGCGCAACGAGCCCGACCTGTCGATGAGCGAGCTCGCCCGCCTCGCCGGCGTCGGCAATGCGACGCTCTACCGGAGGTTCGCGTCGGTCGACGACGTCGTGCGCGCGCTCTACGATCGCCACACCGTGGAGCAGCAGCGAGTCATCGACGACATGGTGAGCCAGGACACCGGCTGGGACGGCGTCGTCGCGCTCGTGACCGGCCTGGCTCTCCTCACGCTGTCGCGGCCGGCCGTGCCGAGAGTCATCCGGCGGATGGCCGAGCTCGATCCCGACATCCGTCACGGCGCGGACTGGGACGCCTCGCTCCGCGAGGTGACGCGCCGGGCGCAGGACGAGGGGATGCTCCGCCCCGACGTCGAGGCGAACGACATCTCGCTCGCCGCCTTCGGGCTGGGCGACTACGGCTACCTGCCCGACGTCGCGCGCCAGCGGATCGTCGCCCGACAGATCGTCGTGTTCCTCGACGGGCTCCGCGCCGACGGCGAACGCACTCCGCTTCCGGGCGAGGCCGTCGCGACGGACGAGATCCAGGCGTACCTGCGCGAACCGCGCGCGTGA
- a CDS encoding GNAT family N-acetyltransferase has product MQITLEPWGEGDLELLRRANTPELTRYLGGPETEDALAERHAEYTDGGEAVRMFRVEVDGAAAGYAGWWEQEHDGAPAYEVGCVIEPAWQGRGVASTVLAEVVRRAADAGGGRPIVGYGHVGNEASHALCRRVGFTLEGTGVFPAADGGEPTTVNVWVIRPRG; this is encoded by the coding sequence ATGCAGATCACGCTCGAGCCGTGGGGCGAGGGCGACCTCGAGCTGCTCCGCCGCGCGAACACGCCGGAACTCACGCGCTACCTCGGCGGGCCCGAGACCGAGGACGCTCTGGCCGAGCGGCACGCCGAATATACGGACGGCGGCGAGGCCGTCCGCATGTTCCGCGTCGAGGTCGACGGTGCGGCGGCCGGGTACGCGGGCTGGTGGGAGCAGGAGCATGACGGGGCTCCCGCCTACGAGGTGGGGTGCGTGATCGAGCCCGCGTGGCAAGGGCGCGGCGTCGCGTCGACCGTCCTGGCCGAGGTCGTGCGGCGGGCCGCCGACGCCGGCGGCGGGCGCCCCATCGTGGGCTACGGGCACGTCGGGAACGAGGCATCCCATGCGCTCTGCCGTCGCGTCGGATTCACGCTCGAGGGGACCGGCGTGTTCCCCGCGGCCGACGGCGGCGAGCCGACGACCGTGAACGTCTGGGTGATCCGCCCTCGGGGGTGA
- a CDS encoding DNA-3-methyladenine glycosylase I, translating into MTTDTRPGPDHVARCAWVGDDPEYRRYHDEEWGIPLHGDRALFEKMSLEGFQAGLSWITILRKRPRFREVFAGFDPVAVAGFGEADVERLMADAGIIRNRAKILATISNARLVLDMEPGELDAFMWSFAPASHARPASFGDVPATTAESDALSKALRKRGFRFVGSTTMYALMQSSGMVDDHVAGCWRAA; encoded by the coding sequence GTGACCACCGACACCCGCCCCGGACCCGACCACGTCGCGCGGTGCGCGTGGGTCGGCGACGACCCCGAGTACCGCCGGTACCACGACGAGGAGTGGGGCATCCCCCTCCACGGCGACCGCGCGCTGTTCGAGAAGATGAGCCTCGAGGGCTTCCAGGCCGGGCTGTCGTGGATCACGATCCTGCGCAAGCGGCCGCGCTTCCGCGAGGTGTTCGCCGGGTTCGACCCGGTGGCGGTCGCAGGGTTCGGCGAGGCGGATGTCGAGCGGCTCATGGCCGACGCCGGGATCATCCGCAACCGGGCGAAGATCCTCGCGACGATCTCGAACGCCCGACTGGTGCTCGACATGGAGCCGGGCGAGCTCGATGCCTTCATGTGGTCGTTCGCTCCGGCATCCCACGCGCGTCCCGCGTCTTTCGGCGACGTGCCGGCGACCACCGCCGAGTCCGACGCCCTGAGCAAGGCTCTCCGCAAGCGCGGGTTCCGCTTCGTCGGCTCCACGACGATGTACGCGCTCATGCAGTCGTCGGGCATGGTCGACGATCACGTGGCGGGGTGCTGGCGCGCGGCCTGA